TTCTTTCAAATCTAAATACAAACACTGCGATCGGCCCGTGGCCAGCCTTAATGGATCAGTGTTGCAGtatcctctagtccacataagcTATGGAGCGGATTCGctatgataccatttgtaataacccaggacctcacctaaaatggctagctaaaaagtattatttgagtcccttgatcctgtataagtacccaagatctatcaaacgaataaccgatgtgggactaaacacatgcctgcaCGGATCCTCATACCTTTTGAATAAGATCCTGAATTGTTataatctaaaaattcaaaaataaatgcaATATGTGTATTTATATCTAATTTTGATGGGACATCCTTGTCAATCCGTTTATTAATTCCTACAAGTTAAATTAGCATTCAATCATCCTTTACTAGTGATTTCTTAGAAGAAACTAAAGCAGCCACCTTTACCATTTTCAACAAAGGTTTGTGTTTGTTTATATATATCTTTTTATCTTTTGTTTAGTGAatatttgtctttttcttttgagagaaatCCTGATTGTCATTTTGGTAATGATCTTTTGGAAACTCAAACCAGAGCGCCGGTTGACGACTTTGTGTTGTTTTGGTCTGAATGAGTAGGCTTTCCACTGTTGATCAATAAGAATTTGCGACAATGACTACAACATGCAATCTAAATGCTGGAGAACATAATGGATACTAATTTATCTGTCAAGTACGTTTTCCACTGTCGTTTAGAATTTAGATGTTGGGTTaggcttcaaagattggttctAGCCATATTTTGTAGCAATTGATGGTTCCCTCCACACTTTGGAAGTCCACTACGTGCACTAGATTTCATAAGGGATTACAAAATTTTGTAACCGTTCAATAATGGATGGCTATGGCATCCAAACAGCttcattttttagatttttttaatttaagtaaattacaaaaattcgCTTGAGATTATATTTATTTcacttatttttaataatttataaaatctacACTTACATCCAGTTAAATTAACAACATTAGTAAAATTGTTTACATTATGTATAAGTCAAAATTGCTCTTAGGTAGGAAGAAGGATGCACATATTTTCTTATATTCTTGGATGGCTATTATATTACTTAAggttattttggttatttttttaatgttaaTGGTTTAACTAACATTCTCTTAAGTTATGGATTAAagtattggataaaaataaacctcAGGAGGGTAAGTGtagatttttcaaattattagGTTTGTAGATTTTTCAAACTATTGGGTATAAGTGTAATTTACTCCTAatcttaaaagaatttttataatttactctttttatttttaatgataagtagaaacaaaaatataacaTTGGAAATGAACATCACACCATCTAGCCAAACCATGATGGCATGCCTAATTTTTAACCTGCATTTTCGATATTGGTTGCCAATTATAATTAGTTGTGTGGCAACATTTAATTCTCAAACTGTCCTACAATTCCAGAATGAAAAGTTGAACTCATGGCTCCTGGTACCACCAAAACTATTCTAATCCACAAAATGAATCTCATGCCACTTCTTCATGTTCTTGATTAGTAGCAAATTGCGTCCGATGgacttttttgagaaaaatgaaGAGAGATTTCCATGCAAAATCTATAAAGAAACCGGATTTCAGCAAGCTACTCAAGTGCTTGAGGCATATTTTGTCACATAGTCCACAAATTATAACTGATTTGTTCAAAAAGCAAACTTTAATTAgtgattataattattaacatatcTTAGTCTTAGGAAAGAAATCCGTAAACAAGCAACAAATGCATATAGTTGCCTTTGCCTCCTTAATTATAGCAATTTCTTTGCAATTGGGATCTGATAAGATTCTAGCCAAACCAAGATATCTCCATATGAAATCCATGTGTGGAAGATAACATACATGGCCTCTCAATCATATCCCTCCCCAAAAggacaaccttttttttttttggtcaaaaaaggACAACCTTTTCATTCTCAAATGACCCCGTCAACCCTCAGTTTCATCATTCCACCTAGTTTCCTCCGCTTCTCTAACTAGACTAAGTCCAAGAAGTCCAAGCTATCTCTATTCATAGACTGATAacagttctctctctctctccccttctctctcaaaTTCCTAACAAAACCCCTATTCTCTCGCCTCACGCTTTGCTTGCTCACTTTCCAATACTATCAAACGTTGGAGGGAAATTAAGGAGTGCATGACTGCACGCATGAAAGCTTCCTTTCCAACCAACCACTTCATTTTAGGTTTCAATCCGTCCAATCCacacaaagaagaagaagagatatgAGTCACCACAGGACCCACTCTTTAGGGAACATGCCCTTCTCATGGGAGAACCAGCCAGGGGTGTCCAAGGTCGCACCAAGCACCGAGGAGAGGCCAAAGGGCGCCGGGCCACCCCACGAGCCACTCAAGCTGCCACCGCCACCGTTCTCGACCGATAGCCCGAAGCTCGCAGCGCATGGCCTGTACGTCCCTCTCCCTCCATGCCCCTTCCAGCCTACTCGAGTTATCTTGTCGAAGAAAGGGATGTCACGAAGGGAGCAGGATCCCTTCCTCGCCGCCTACTTGGAGTGCACCAAGAGTGTTAATAAGCAAAAGAAGGCCTCTAAATGTAAGGCCGGCCTGCAGAAGGCTAGGCTTGTGTTTTCTTGCAAGCATACATGTGGAGTTAGGGAGGATGGTATGGTGAGGCTGTCGCAACTTCCTGGAATCCATCTTAAAGGGGAGAGAGTGgggagaggagaaggaaggaTGGGGATCAACAGTCTCAAGGGCAGAGGTTATTAATTCTTTTCGTTTTGGTTTTGTTAATTTGCCTCAAGTTCTGAAGAGATTTTGATAAATAAAAACACTTCTTTAATTTCATGTTACtccaccatatttttttttctcaataagAGTTCTTGTTCTTGATTTAAAAATCATatcatatcatgtttagtgcAGATCTAAATATTAAAAGTTCAGCTGTTGATGGAATTAAAATTCCAAAATCGATGTGCAAAAGGACTCTACCAGTAAATAGAAGGTAGAAGGAAAGAAGATAAGCATTGACTTGTCGTTGTCAAGACTCGATGACAATGAGgtcaagatttttattttttatttttttgatgtagTGAGTTCAAAATTTAAGACATATCATGAATAGAATCAATAAAAAATGAACCAATataattgatttatttttaatttcatttatatatatgttatttatattttttgtgtATTTATGTAatctttaaatataattttatgtaTTATAAATAGGACAATGTGAAGGTATATTTGTTGATGGTGTTCAAACTATACATATCACCACTTGTACCATTGAGGTGTTGCGAGATTCCACGAACATGTAATTATATCTGGGGAAATTAGAACCTTACAATGCTCATAACATGGAGGCTGCTCATAAGTTAGCCGTGATGAGGCAGctgtttgaaatatatatatattgtactcCTGTGGGAAGAAAAGGCTGAACTACTGTCTTATTTAATCTGTTTCGGAGGATAAGAGTTATCCTTATAGCATGTCATGAGGTATTAATCTAGTTGGGTAAATGActgcaaacaaaaagaaagaaacatgtgacttcattttttttcatccTTTCTATTTGGAAGATAGCTACAAGGTGAACAGCTTACTGCTAGTTATAAGCAAGACAACAGACTTATAGACCGGAGCCAGCTACCGAAGTTGATGCCCTGGGGCAGCTTCACAAAGCTATACTCGTAAAAATGGCTGCATATTGACAAGGCTATCTCATCAAACAACTCGCCACTGAAGAGGGGTGGCTAGAAGTTCATCCTCCTATCTGGCAGGCATCTACTTTTTTCCTCACCTGCCCACATGGACCACATATAAGGGTGGCAATCAGGTCGGGTTGAGTCTGATTAGATACAGATCAGGTTGGATGTGGGTCCAgtcaaaaattcatcaacccaaACCCGACATATTTAGTAAATAGGTTGAAATTTCAAATCTAAATCCgacatgtttattaaatagataaccTGATCTAACCTACATAACCCAtctattaaataggttaaatgaaATTAGACAGATTTTTAActgattaaataaatttaaacaagTTAAGCAGGTCGGATTAAACAGGTCAAAAACAGGTTAAGTATGTTTCAAACaggt
The sequence above is drawn from the Phoenix dactylifera cultivar Barhee BC4 unplaced genomic scaffold, palm_55x_up_171113_PBpolish2nd_filt_p 000007F, whole genome shotgun sequence genome and encodes:
- the LOC113463050 gene encoding uncharacterized protein LOC113463050; amino-acid sequence: MSHHRTHSLGNMPFSWENQPGVSKVAPSTEERPKGAGPPHEPLKLPPPPFSTDSPKLAAHGLYVPLPPCPFQPTRVILSKKGMSRREQDPFLAAYLECTKSVNKQKKASKCKAGLQKARLVFSCKHTCGVREDGMVRLSQLPGIHLKGERVGRGEGRMGINSLKGRGY